In Arvicanthis niloticus isolate mArvNil1 chromosome 11, mArvNil1.pat.X, whole genome shotgun sequence, the genomic window GTTTACCTTAGCCATTTTGATGGGTATATAATGGAATTTCAGAGCTGTTTTGATTTACAAttcactgatgactaaagatgttgaacatttctttcagtgcttctcTACCATTAGAGACTCCTGCCAAGAATTCTGTTTCGATCTGTAACCCGTTTTCTAATAGACATCAAGggtggatggagggaagaaagtaGGTGGGTACAGGAACAGGAGGGATGAGGTCAGAGGGGGGAAGGACAACTGTGTCAGAGTATTCTTTGTACATCTTTTTGTAcatctttaatttaaaagtttcatGTTTTATACTGACAGACAACCCATGTAAATTTGGAATAGTCACAGTTCAAAAAGAGACCTGAAAGCCACCTAAAAATTTCAAGTATCCTGAGTGAAAGATGCTGGTTTGTACCATTCCTGTCAGTTACATCTACCTGTACATATTAAATTGCTGCCATGCCTTATGTTCTATATACCAAGAAACGTGGTTGCCAAAATTTACTCCTTATCAAACACTAAACTGATGCTCACACTATGTCTGCCAGTCAGTGACAACACTAGTGACTGACATGGAAAGGTCAACCCTACCCCTGTATATTTCCAGATACTAACTAAAGAGtggtcaatgtttttttttttttttttttttttttcatggtatttactacaattattattttatttcctcacTTAGGCTGTGTGCACACAAGTGTTTCTCCCATGTTGCTTCATGATGGAAGGAACTATACTACCCTGATTGACTTTATATCCTCTGGCCTCAATAAAATAGATCGCAGATATTAAGTGTCTGTAAATGTCTGGCCTTGGATTGATTTGAGCCTCAGCCAGCTTATCCTCATTACCACCTTCTGGTTAGGCAGAACACATCCCACATTTGTATCAAtaaaagcaatacaataaaatCAAAGCAAGTCTGGTAGGCCACCCCTAATCACTAAAAACTTACTGGAGATTTTCAACTAGCAAGAACCACATTTATCCCATCTTTATCTTGCTCATGATccatatataatgaaataaagaCCATTGAAACACAAAGTAATAATTAACAGCCCTTCCTATTACAGTCtcagaattcaagaacacatgcgcacacacccTCTGGGAGGGAACAATGAGATTACTGCCCAGCACACACTCAACACTTGATAGCCACAGGGTATATAAGAGTTCTAGATAATCTTCTTTagctatacattttaaataaaatagaaatactgtttaagaaaaatttaaacctGGTAAATCTattgggcttttaaaaaaatgttctggcTAAAGACAAACtttattatcagaaaaaaaaactgaaagtacTATAAAGTTCTTTGGCAGATGTTGAGAATGTAAAATCTTCTGTAGAACATTAACAACATGAGTCAAGAGTGAGAGCATTTGTTAACATTCTCCACTGAACtgtaataaaataatactttaataatACTGGTATTATCCAACATTTATAGTCAGTTGTATGATTTCAGTACAAAACCCAATTACTAATCAAGTACTTGCTTGTGAACTTTCCATAAGCATTTCCTACCATTCAAAACATCTATTCATCCGTGCATCTGAGTATGTTAACAACAGAAAGACAATTACTGTCTTTTCTTAGGTGACTCAAAGTGAGCCTCTtcactgtgttttcttttcttctttttcttcttatggtCACTTTGGTAGCCACTGGAGTCACTGGCTTGGAAAATGGGGTCCTGATCTTCCTggtgccttttcttcttctttttcttcttctttggctCCTCCTCACAGAAGTCATTCACATTATCACTACATGGTAGGTCTGTGTCTTCCTTTGGAGTGAGATCTGTAATATCTGCAACCTCTGTAACACTATCGACTGTTGCAcatgtttctgtgtctttgtttttcttctttttcctctttgaagTTTTTTCAACAACCTCTTCAATGACAGTTTCTGCTACATCTTCAGAAACTACAGAGTTCTTAAGCTGCAAACTGTAAatgaacagattttaaaaatattaacagcaataagcaaaaagaaggaaaaaaatgaggccAAGACTGTTTCAAGACTCTCTTTTCAATACAATTCTTTGCACAAGTTAGTTTATTATGGCTCTAATTCCAAATGTTCTATCTTGTTATGCCTCAGACCACTGAAATGTCTATGACTTGTCAAATGTTGAGTTCAATGGCATATTTATTCAGCTACTTTTTGATCTTTGCTTTTTGTCTCCCTGTGGCAGGCTAGCTTccaactcaggatcctcctgcccatgccttcagaatgctgggattattggCACAGGCTACTATATATAGCTGGCCCAAATTTAACAATGAAATGttggtttcttgttttcctttcacTGTACTTCCACAGAAGCTCAAGCACAACTTCAAAATTTGGAACTggttaaaaaatttttaactaTCAAACATTAAATCCACGCTAACTAGCTAAACCAtggacatttgaaaaaaaaaaaaaaaacatacttacTTCTGGTATCTATCAGAGCAACAAGATCTCCTACCTACTATTTCAATCATTATACACTAACCTTGTGGTATTTAGTTTTCCTCGAATGCAGAATACTCCAGCAGAATCTGAATCTAAGCGAAATACATCAAATTCCAGCTCATCCCCTACATTTATCTCCAATGTTTGCCACTCCTCATATGACATCTGCTCAGGTTTAGGGATAGAGGCATTAAAACATCCATGTACTAAACAGCCAATATGGGTAGAAGATACTTTATTAACTGTACCCtgtaaagaagagaagagaaagaacataacATCACAAAGAGAGCCAGAGTTAAAAAGTGAGTCAAACTTCATAAACATGAAATTCAtcttcaaaagagaaaatatcacATTAATGCTGTTTTAAAaggctttacaaaaaaaaaaaaaaaatcaaacaacttaCCATGTCATACCAAAACATAATTTTAGAAATGTTAGAAAACTTAAATCGTATTAAATAATTACATGTTTGTTTTAAGTGGATAACAACTAAACCAGTCCTTCCTTAAACAAACAAAGGTGTGAAGGGGGTTAACAATAAAGCCTTGGCTCCACTGCAGAGCTGCCCAGGGAGTAGATGACTCTCTCTGCAAGTTGTACTCTGGCTTCCAAGTGCTGTGGTACTTGCACACTGTAgaatgtgcaagcacacacaacaAACAGGTGTAATTAAGAATAAGTATCTAACATCTTAGAAAAGGCAAAACTAGGAAAGCAAAAGGATCAATGGTTATCAAGAACTAATGTGAACAATGAGAACCAGAGGTACTGTATAGGGAAGTTCAAGGGCAGTCAAAGTATTCTGCATGATGCTAAACAGACAGCACAATATATTTGTGAAAACCTACAGAGCATACATAAGTCTGAACTCTAACATAAGCTTCGAACTATATGCAAGGCAGAGCAGGATGGCAACTGAGTGAGATTCTCTGGCAATCTCTCCCTACATAGAGCCATTCATAAACCAGACTACCATaatgagacttttaaaaaagTCAGCTAAGAGAGCACGACATTACTTTAAACCTTGTGCTAGGTCTGCCACAGTGAAGCTCAATGCTGCTCAAAGTCCCACAAACCCCTTCTGTCAGGCTAGTACTCTCAGCAGTGAATTGCCGAAATTGTGCCAGATGGGCAGCAAAGAGAAAGCTTCACTACTAACTACTCTTCCAACTTCagcaaaaggaggagaaaaacatGAAAGCTAGCACAGGGCTATCTCAGACCCAGTGATAGGACTGTTGCAATAAAACAAACATCCAGTGCTGCAGAACAACACAGAGCAAGTCTACTGACACCAGCCAGCAACAGGAGACCTACACACCTGGTACACAGACCTGAGTTTCAGCTACTTCAGTTGATGTCGGCCCCATTCTTCTCTCCAACTATGCAAGTGCTTGCAGCTGTCAGAGTTAGGTGCAAGATCCCGTCCGTTTAGACCAGCTATGATGTCCAATGGACTGTCTCTCTACCACTTGCCTCTTAATGTGAAGTGGCACTGCTACTACCAGGGTAGTGCTTACAGATGAATCTTTAGAACACATTTTGACACTTAGCAGAGAATTGTGCCCTTCTGTGAGACTTGTGTTTTGTTGATTTGCATTACCTCTGGCTACAATGCACACTTCAGTGTACCACTGAAATTGTGCAGGTCCCTGTGGTTCTGAGGATCAGGTATGACCCATCTTAATATCAGTGGTGAAGAACTGCCTTCACCAACACTCTCCTAACTGAGGCCTGCTCCACATGAGGGATAGCATCTGTAttataaacctggtcaaaagccaTGACTGGGAAGTTATAGGCCGGCCCTAGGAAGAAGCTTACATGCATGTCAGAGTCTTAGAAACAATGAATCAAATCCAAAATTACATGGAAAATGATAGAACTGGTTCTTGGAAAGGTAAACAAAATTGGTAAAACTGTAACTGGGAATGGAGTGTAGacacaaataaaattatgaacaaaatTAAATTCCAACTGATATTCCAATTAAAAGACTGTTGGagattatttcttaaaaaaaaaaaaaaaagtgtgtgtgttaaCATTTTGGAAACTCTAAAGTAAATGAACAAATGCCTGGACACATGACCTAGCCAAGCTGAATCAAGTCCACTGAAATAGACCTGTACCAAACAGTGACACTGAATTGGCAATTAAAGTCCCCCATGAAGAAAAAGTTTGATTCAATGGCTTCATCACTTACTCTTATTCTGTGCATGTTACCTTAGTACCAAAACTTGGTAACAATACAAAATGAAATCTAGTAATTCATGTTCTTGgtgaacagagactgaaaaagatgacttaaaataatcataattGAAGGTAATAGTGTTAGCAAAACCTCACATAACACAGTCAAGTTAACCAATTTCACTATAGGGACTTCAGAATTGTATGACATACAAAAGTCAGTTAAATATATTGTAATtacataaatagaataaaaaattaaaatcatatgaTCATTTTAATAGATGAAGAAATAGCATTTAATAATTTTCAACATTCCTTCAGGATAAAAACCCTCAAGATGTTAGAAATATAAAGACCACAACACAATAAAGACCTGTGCATGTCAATTCATAGCCAAAATATTGGACGGGAAAACAGCCTTTCCTATTAAACCTAGAATAACAATAGCTAATCAATTCTCACTGCCTTCCTTCTATAGAGAACAAGAGTATAGAGATAATCTTGTGTGCACTATGtaaaagcatcacctgtcaataaaatgctAATGGCTTATTAGCAAAGGAAGGAAGTAGAAGGTGGAAGTTCCAGTAcagagataggaactctgggaaagagtcaggAATGGGAAGACTCACCACCTGGCCTCAGAGGAAGTCAGATGTATGAAACTGAGGAAAGGTAACCTGCCATGTGGTAGACACAGACTAGTATAAATGAGTTATATAAGTTAAGAAGTAGCTGAGGAGCAAGCCTAGTTTAAGGCCAtaagcattttaaataaaaatatgtctttatGTCCTTATTAAGAAGCTTAGCCTGGCTTAAAAAAGGCTCAGTCACACTAAAGACTAGCCAGAGCAAGTGGGCACTGCAATGAAATAGAAGGCACACCAATAGGAAAGTCTCAATTATTCCCATCTGTAGGCAGGATGCTGATTCAATATACAGATGAACGTAAGGGTTCCACCCAAGATTttagaactgacaagtgaattcAGTTAGGTagcacatacaaaaataaacacacgAAATTAGTAGCTTTCCTAATAAATACAGTTAACCCTATTCTCAATAgccacataaaaaataaattaataaactccATTTCGAAATGAAAGCCCTCTATAATGCAAAGCAAAACTCAttgatgagaggaaaaaaaaatgacaaaaaaggaagaaagaaaggaaagaaggaaggagggacagagggagggagggagggagggagggagggagggagggagggaggaaggaaggaaggaaggagagaaaaaaaacgaGCTAGCTAGCTCCCTATGTTCTTATTTGGAAGTCCCAATACTATTACAGTGACCATATCACTAAAAGCAATCCACAGTGCAATATCCAAACAACTAATAATGTTCTTTATAGAATTTGAAAGCAAAATCCTTATAaagaagcacaaaaaaaaaaaaaaaagacaaccaaagtacaagaaacaaaagcaaaaaccactTAAATGATTGTAATTAAAGTGAGATTATATAAGACTAAAGTACTTCTACACCTCAAAGGAAACACTCAGAGAGACATCATGAAAGACAGGAGAAATGTcagttaatatccaaaatataaagaataaaaaagtcaATTAAAAACAGGCAAATAATCTGATTAAACACACCTCAAAAGAAGTAGAAATAGCCAATAAACACGTGGAAGAAATGCTTACATTTTAGCCacaagggaaatgcaaatcacaatTTCAATGATCTATGGCAATGGCTAAGGACTCTCAAAGCCTGACAGGGTTTAGAATTACCTAGTATACTATGGCCCACTATTGGGTGTGTCTGAGACATTATACTAAGAGGATTAACAGAGCTGGGAAAGAAGCAAGGCTGAGAGAACAGTAGAAATCGAGTCAGGCACCAgtattcctttctgtttcttggcCCAGCAGGATGAAAACTTCTGTACTCTGTGCTTGCTTGCCAAGTAAAGCAGAAGCCAAACAAAACCTTTCCTCCTTCAAGCTTtttctgtcaagtattttgttatagcaacaagaAAATGACTCAATATTCCACCTATATGTGGTTAATAACCACAGAAATGACATGTTGAAAAGATGTGAATGAAAAGAACTCATACAAGCTCCTCCTGTGAATGTAAATCAGCAGACATTATAGGAATTAATAAAAAGGTAGTGCTGCCATATGATCCTAACAATCCAAGAAAAGTAAAATCAACATTGAGCAGAAGTACCTGGGCACCTGCACCCACCCATGTTTACAAGGCACTACTCACAACAGCTAAAACACTGTTCAGTCTACACACCTGTCAGAAGATGCCTGGATAACCAGAGTTTACATACACAGTGCAATACTGTGGAATAAACACATCCACACAAAAGAATGAATTCCTGTGATCTCCAGTAATGAGGAGTGCTGAAGTGTATCATGTGGTGAAGACAGCAGGCACAGAggttcacagagaaaaaaattatgtaaagaaagtaagaaaaaaatgatgtacATACCATTAACTTTTGCCCTGGTTCAGGgcagaaaataacaaaatctgCTTCAATGTTAAGATGAATGTGTCCTTGGTCATCATAAATATCTCCCAGTTCACCCACAACTCTGATGTTATCATATGCAATAGGGACACCTAAAAGGCTGTTAAAGGGGGAAAAGATACTGTTAGTCCTAGCTAAAGATAATCTGCTGTTACCTCTGATATACCACTCTTTCCCAAACATGTTATCACCTAGTCTTAGAGACTAACACTAGCAGATCTTAGCAATTACAGTTTATCAAAAAAAATTCCAATGTCTTAGTTAAGTTAAAGTGGCCATCAGCATGGATATTCAGAACTATGCACTGGCAATAAACTAACACTTACATGCTACCTATCTGAATCAGTCATACTAGGGGGAATAATGGGACTAAGCAAGAAAACATCTACATACTATATGACTGAATACAGGCAACGGTAACACTATCTACTATTACTGAGTTTCTGTGTGTGATACTATATAATAAGGGAAGCATTTCTGTTTAAGCTACAGCCTCTGATCACTGGAACCAATGACTTAccacagaaaaataacaaactaACACTTTTTCTAGTGAAAAGAAATGTTAATGTACACAACCATATTATTTGAGAACTCACTAACACTTAAAGTAGACACATTTCAAGTCAAGATGGAGACcatgattattttaaaaggccAGTTAACTAAGAAAGACATCTGAGCTTTGTTATTTCTCCCATACCAAATACTTCCTGAAGGAAATTTCCCTGActtcccccaccaaaaaaaaaaatcacttctttaccacatataaaaatatagtacTATTTGTAACCTAATTTTATTGAATCCATCTGTATATGTTTAGATTCAAAACACAGCTCTAAAACCATGGACAGCAGAAATTGTTTTATTGGCCTCAATTAAATTTCTAGTACAATCCAACAAAGAGAAAGGATTTCTCTATACTATACTCTATAGATTTTATTTGAGTGAAACAGCCACAACCCATAGGAAAGAAATTGTAATAGCTACCAAATTAGGAAAACcataaactcagagatcttccaaGGAGAGTACTCTTGAATTTTTAGCTTCTACACATGGCTTACTTAAGCAGAAGTGATACATCACTAAGACAATATGAGGGAcattgaaaacagaacaaaaggaaaaacaggaagTATCCACCACACTGGTAAGTGAAAAAGTCTCTGTTTCTACTAAAAACCTCCTCTCAATGTAATACTTAAAAGAATCTAGTGAGGAGAAATTACTTTTCCCTAAATGGTTCTTGGAACTTGTTTGCGTTTATCACAGacactgtaaaagccagaaaagaaaCTCTCCTATGTACAGAATAGCTCTGAACATGTGTAAGCAGTCTCTATGCATGATTCTCAAATAAGGGACAAACTTGTTTATAAGTTGCTGGGATTAGAAtttacacttaaaataaatatatcaacatAAAGTCATTTATCAACTTTATATACTAAGATACTAAAAAACTGCTGGAAATAGAGTAATACTTGAATGCTAGAAAGACTGTTTTGTAGCACATCACCAAGAGTAACTATTTCATAAAAGCAGTGGTAACTGTACATGTGGTGTATATTATCTGAGCTATAAGTGCAAAATGTCTGGATCAATCCACATTTGTGACTGTAACACTTATGCAACGATTCTTATGTGAAAGTGTAGAAGCATGTAACTTCTTAGTTTTCTAAGCCATAATGCTCAAATGTCATATATTGAAACGATTTATAAGGTTGGAACAATATGTAAAATTTTGTGTTAATCTTTATATTTCATTTCAGCATATTTTCATAACAATAAAGAGAACACTGCATAATATTGCTTCTAAGGGGATACCAGGTCCCACAGGGTTCAACACCTCTAAGGACTGTTATGACCACTGAGTGCAAGGGTAAATGAATTTGTGCAAACCCATAAGACCTTTGGGAAACTATTTAGAATAACTAAACAAAAGTTATATATTCAAAGACAGATATCCTAACACTAAatatcttttctctttatttaaaatatatatgcatatatctcaATACATAGACCATATGAGATCCACAGGGTAGCTTTACCTAGGATATGTAGGAGGCAACTAAATCAAGTTTAAGGGATGTTTAGTTTTAGCATTTAAATCTTCTTTGGGACTAGTAAGAGAGAATGCATTTAACATCTCTAAATAACCCAAGGGTGCCAAATGGAAAAGAATATGCTTTGTCCGTCTCCCCCTGGCCCCCACAAATGGCCTCTTAAAGGTTCAACTTAGAAGTTACAATGTGATTTCAGAAAACTACTTACTTTCTCTAAGAAAACAGTCCAAAGTTGAAATGggatacattttataaaataaaatcctgccacagagaaagaaaagcaacagtCTGCCTATTGGGAAATGCTGTTGAGAAGACTTAAGCATTAACATAGAAGTctcaatattattattttttattattatttaaacaaaaaaagacagaCCTACTGATGCTACAGGATTGCCCACAAGTCTAAAAACATACACTATACAAGATAAATGGTAAACATAATACAGGACAATTAATATTACCATACAATTCccaatattttcaatgttttatcCCTTGATTTTTTATTACTCTTAACTAATACCCGAGTAACACTGGACCCTAATCTGCACTGAAAAAAAACACAGGCTTCTTTTAGTATAGTTTTAGCATAGTAACAAGGAGGGAAGGTGTCCAGATCAATTATCCTGTTACAGAAATCCTGTTACAGAAATTATCAGTTTCTCATCTGTAATAATGGCTCCTATTATACATCTTTAAATAATTTCCCCCAATGGATGAAAAGCTGGTTAACATAACTGCCTATGTTTCATGCTTAGTGATCACCTCGTACGTTCTTAAATCTTTCAACCCCTCTCATCATTTTCCTTACAAGAATTGCTGATACCTTTGCCTACTGCTCATCCTATTTAAAATATCTCATTCAAATTTGTTTCTTAAATTGCAGATGTGACCATGTCCCAGGGACTGCAAATATGTATGTACTACTCCTCTCAAGAGAGTTGCAAGTCTCAATTGGAAGCCAATAAGTGGATAAAGTAACAACTGTGCTTTAAGAATCAAAAACTTGAAACTacttcagtggttaggagcacttgctgctcctgcaaaGGGCccagattccattcccagcacacacctggtggttcacaatcatccaTAATTCTGATTTCtgaggatctgataccttcttctgagggtaccaggcatgcacttggtacacatacacacatgtaaacaaaacataaataaacctaatacaaaaacaaaaacagaaggaggaggaggagcaggaggaggaagagaagaaaaaaaagaaaggaaaaaaacagataaaGGCCGTACAGAAGAAATATAATGGCCATCTTG contains:
- the Polr1f gene encoding DNA-directed RNA polymerase I subunit RPA43 isoform X1, coding for MAAGSAESQRPKAASERPVAGQAGVLPCLELPSYAAACALVSSRYSCLVAAPHRRHIALSPRYLSRKRTGIREQLDAELLRYSESLLGVPIAYDNIRVVGELGDIYDDQGHIHLNIEADFVIFCPEPGQKLMGTVNKVSSTHIGCLVHGCFNASIPKPEQMSYEEWQTLEINVGDELEFDVFRLDSDSAGVFCIRGKLNTTSLQLKNSVVSEDVAETVIEEVVEKTSKRKKKKNKDTETCATVDSVTEVADITDLTPKEDTDLPCSDNVNDFCEEEPKKKKKKKKRHQEDQDPIFQASDSSGYQSDHKKKKKKRKHSEEAHFESPKKRQ
- the Polr1f gene encoding DNA-directed RNA polymerase I subunit RPA43 isoform X2, with the protein product MLSSSVRTPKQPDKPHGCGLCGVSAAQGGLRAARGGSGRGSALPGAAELRRGVCAGEQPLFLLGGRPASQAHRPVAPLPEQEAHGHPRAAGRRAPALLREGTVNKVSSTHIGCLVHGCFNASIPKPEQMSYEEWQTLEINVGDELEFDVFRLDSDSAGVFCIRGKLNTTSLQLKNSVVSEDVAETVIEEVVEKTSKRKKKKNKDTETCATVDSVTEVADITDLTPKEDTDLPCSDNVNDFCEEEPKKKKKKKKRHQEDQDPIFQASDSSGYQSDHKKKKKKRKHSEEAHFESPKKRQ